One genomic segment of Ferrimonas sp. YFM includes these proteins:
- the pyrB gene encoding aspartate carbamoyltransferase encodes MTNPLYNKNIISVADLSRTELELIVSTAQSIKNEPRPQLLAGKVIASCFFEASTRTRLSFETAVQRLGGTVIGFDSGGNTSLAQKGETLADSVKVISSYSDAFFMRHPQEGAARLASEYSSVPVINGGDGANQHPTQTLLDLFSIYETQGTLEGLKVAFVGDLKYGRTVHSLAQALSLFGCQFYFVAPDALRMPDYLCEELSDAGIQFTHVENLDQVMPELDVLYMTRVQKERFDPTEYQHMKSKYVLTAAMLREVKDNLKILHPLPRIDEITTDVDDTPYAYYFEQAENGVYARQALLALVLKEEL; translated from the coding sequence ATGACAAACCCTCTCTATAACAAGAACATCATCTCTGTTGCGGACCTGTCCCGAACCGAACTGGAACTGATCGTCTCCACCGCACAATCGATCAAAAACGAACCCCGTCCCCAGTTGCTCGCCGGCAAGGTGATCGCCAGCTGTTTCTTTGAAGCTTCCACCCGAACCCGACTCTCTTTCGAGACTGCGGTCCAGCGTCTTGGCGGTACTGTCATCGGCTTCGACTCCGGCGGCAACACCTCCCTGGCACAGAAAGGGGAAACCCTGGCGGACTCAGTCAAGGTGATCTCCTCCTACAGTGACGCCTTCTTTATGCGTCACCCCCAGGAGGGCGCGGCGCGGCTGGCCAGCGAGTACTCTTCGGTGCCGGTGATCAACGGCGGTGACGGCGCCAACCAGCATCCCACTCAGACGCTGCTGGATCTCTTCTCCATCTATGAGACCCAGGGCACTCTGGAGGGACTGAAAGTGGCCTTCGTCGGCGACCTCAAGTATGGCCGTACCGTTCACTCCCTGGCCCAGGCCCTCTCCCTGTTCGGCTGCCAGTTCTACTTCGTGGCCCCTGACGCTCTGAGGATGCCCGATTACCTGTGTGAAGAACTCAGCGACGCCGGTATCCAGTTTACCCATGTGGAGAACCTGGACCAGGTGATGCCTGAACTGGATGTGCTCTACATGACCCGGGTGCAGAAAGAGCGTTTCGACCCCACCGAGTACCAGCACATGAAGTCCAAGTATGTGCTCACCGCTGCCATGCTCAGGGAGGTGAAGGATAACCTCAAGATCCTCCACCCTCTGCCACGCATCGATGAGATCACCACAGATGTGGACGACACCCCCTACGCCTACTACTTCGAACAGGCGGAGAACGGGGTCTATGCCCGCCAGGCACTGCTGGCACTGGTGCTGAAGGAGGAGTTGTAA
- the pyrI gene encoding aspartate carbamoyltransferase regulatory subunit, whose protein sequence is MSKNKLKVEAIAQGTVIDHIPAGMGVRILKFFQLTDKNERITVGLNLRSGDTYKKDLIKVENTVFTVEQANQLALFASEATINEINDFKVVNKYKVQLPDAISGVLRCPNSNCITRHETVATRFYVTEKHTGTTLKCHYCEKSFQTSLFSELN, encoded by the coding sequence ATGTCCAAGAACAAACTCAAGGTGGAAGCCATTGCCCAAGGCACGGTAATCGATCACATCCCTGCCGGCATGGGAGTGCGTATCCTCAAGTTCTTCCAGCTCACCGACAAGAACGAGCGCATCACCGTTGGCCTCAATCTGCGCAGCGGAGACACCTATAAAAAGGACCTGATCAAGGTGGAGAACACGGTGTTCACCGTGGAGCAGGCCAACCAGCTGGCGCTGTTTGCCAGCGAAGCCACCATCAATGAGATCAACGACTTCAAGGTGGTCAACAAGTACAAGGTGCAACTGCCGGACGCCATCAGCGGCGTGCTGCGCTGCCCCAACTCCAACTGCATCACCCGCCACGAGACCGTGGCCACCCGCTTCTACGTCACCGAGAAGCACACTGGTACTACCCTTAAGTGCCATTACTGCGAAAAGAGCTTCCAGACAAGCCTCTTCTCCGAGCTCAACTGA
- a CDS encoding outer membrane beta-barrel protein, whose amino-acid sequence MKKVFLAALVASLPMAASANWVGGVDYAQLSDDTSDLEVGSLVFNAGYQFDQQNGFVLTPSFHLGFGVNDDSIGPIDIKVKSLYGAEVRGQFNFEQGAYAYLAPRYTNFDIEAEFAGNTASNDEWQFGAALGLGYQFTDTLGAELAYTSYEDADQWSLGLRFNF is encoded by the coding sequence ATGAAAAAGGTATTTTTGGCTGCTTTGGTGGCCTCCCTGCCGATGGCCGCTTCAGCGAACTGGGTGGGTGGTGTTGATTATGCTCAGCTGTCTGATGACACATCAGACTTGGAGGTGGGCTCCCTGGTATTCAATGCTGGCTACCAGTTTGACCAGCAAAATGGCTTTGTGTTGACCCCTTCTTTTCACCTGGGCTTTGGTGTTAATGATGACTCCATTGGTCCTATCGACATCAAGGTGAAGAGCCTGTACGGCGCGGAGGTGCGTGGACAGTTCAATTTTGAGCAGGGTGCCTACGCTTACTTGGCTCCCCGTTACACCAACTTTGATATCGAAGCCGAGTTTGCAGGCAACACTGCCAGCAACGATGAGTGGCAGTTTGGCGCTGCACTGGGTTTGGGTTACCAGTTTACCGATACTCTGGGCGCAGAGCTGGCCTACACCAGCTATGAGGATGCCGACCAATGGTCCCTGGGACTGCGCTTCAACTTCTAA